TCggattcatttaaaacaaatatctgCTACAGCTGAGGCTCAACACAGACGTTGCAAAGTAATGGGTGGTAGAAATAAATTGCTATAAGGAGGCTTACTGAATAAACTGGTCAAATGATTAGCTAAAAGTCCTGAATGACTGGGGCGgtctctagctcacccagtaagagcgtgcacCACGCATtagctgagtcctttgcagcagGCGGGGTTCgaatctgacctgcggccctttactgtgtgtcattctctctttctctctatttccctcccactttcctgtctatccactgtcactatcgaATAACggaaaccccccaaaaaacaatcttaaataaatgtaatgaatgacTGTTAAGCCACACTTCAAAGAGTAGGCCTAACTAGTAGAATTTATTATCAAACCAACCTAAATGTTTACAGTTCAATTGCATGAAAATGTAAGAATATTCACTTTAATATAGTAGGGTGAACACATTTGGATTGATAAGGTGGGGTATGTGAGTTAATATGACAGGGCTGTGTGGAACAGCTTAGTCTGTCGCTaacgctaacattagcttatttCTGTCAAAAAGCAGTTGCTGACTAATGTTACTGCCGAGAGatagtttcattttaaatacgTTATAAAAAAGGATATGCTACCATTACAATGCACAGTAGAAACACGTGACAACACTTCACAAGTCTTAAAACACCTCTGGTCTCCTTAGCTAACTTCTGCCAAGATATGGTTTGTAACGTTTCTGCTTTTTTAGATAAATTATTagtaaagtaataaaaaaacaacttacatGTGGCTATAGTGTGACATGTAGGTAGGCCTTCTGCTGTTTATTCTCGCATTTCGAGCTACTATGTTTATGCTATTATTCTGTTATGCTCTGCTGCTGTGCTAAGTTAGCAAGATTGGTTGTAAAATGATAAGTCAAACTAACTTCAGTCCCACAAGGAGATACGAGTGTATGCTATacaaaaaactgaactgaaaaataCTGTTCCTTGTAAATTTGTGTTCCCTGCTATTTGCAATGTAATTGGAGACGAACAGTCAAtcagaaataacatttaatacTATGATTGGTTGGTTTTGTGGCACACTTGTAATGCTGTAAAAATTTGAGCAAGTGTGTCAAGAGTTGAGGGGGATATGACCTGCGTGCAGCAGAGAGGGCACACAAGTAAACTGCGTGAGAGGGGTTATTAATGCACGTTAATATGGATAATAGCAAacatgcaaatcaatttattgaGTACAGaataggtttttgttttctcaaacaaaattatttttgccAATGTTAATTTTGTGTTCATAATGTAATGTGCTTACAAAATATAGTTCTATGTACTCAAAACATACAGTTACTCAGGAACGAGGCccatatataacaaaatatggAACACCGCGCAGACGCTCCAGGTGGAAAATGGGGGTAACACAGCTTTTGCTACATGCTGCATGACACCATTCAAtccattcaatttttttcttcttttcacagAAACCAGGATGACTTTCAATTGGTGCGTAAGCTAGGGCGTGGCAAGTACAGTGAAGTCTTTGAAGCAATCAACATCACTAATAATGAGAAGGTGGTGGTGAAGATACTCAAGGTAAATATATTCCGAGACAAAGACTTCGATCAAGGCAGTTTCCCCCAGTTGAaagattaaatgatttaatccCATCAGCCTAACTGCCTTGTCTTTTTCACCTTCAGCccgtgaaaaaaaagaaaatcaagcgTGAGATCAAGATTTTGGAGAACCTGCGTGGAGGTCCTAACATAATCTCCCTCATTGACATTGTGAAAGACCCAGTGGTAAGTATAGTATATTGATTGGCAAGAACACTTGACACTTTGGTCTTAAGTAAAGCATAGCTCATATAGGGCTGGGCAGTATATTGATGtataatattgtgatatgagactagatatcgtcctagattttggatatatggtaatattgtgatatggtAAGGggtgtctttacctggttttacagatTGCATTTAGTAAAGtcatgtaattttctgaacttaccagactgttctagctgttctattattatttaccttttccCACTAGGTCATTAAATCATTCCTaaagaatatttatcaaaaatcttattgtgtaaattacattttgtcaaaggtCAAACATACAATATCGTTGCAAAAatacattgaggtatttggtcaagaatattgtgatatttgattttctctatatcgcccagccctaagtCATATATAAATTTTcatgattttaattttgtacaAAACCATGTTGGAATGTCTGAAATATCATTACTGTACCAATAGCGTGACGAGCCCACCACCTGTGCAAGCTTATCGATTTTGCTTGTGAAGTATGTGTCTGTAAGTACTTAGCCTGCTGCGGTGGTTAGTTTGATAAATATATCTGAGCAGTTAAACAGCCTTGTATTTCTATGTTGCGTCATGGCTCTCCAAAGAATTTAGCAACCGTGCACTGTTGATACATCATGGTGTCGGAGTGCCATCATTATCATTTAAAATCTGTCGTTACAAATTAAGAATTCTGctttgacattaaaacatttattcacGCAGAATTCCAAGCCAAGTTGTACCTTTACTGTTCATTATGTCAATAAGAATTAAAGTTGAGGCAAAAAATACCATTACTTGGGCTCTGGCAACTTGTGACTTAAGAGGCTGATTAATAGAAAATATAACAATAGATTAAATTGTGAAAGTTGGTTGGTTAGCTGCAGCTCTAGTTCACACTGTAAGCAACAAGTGaccatgtgttgtgtgtagcGATGGTCCGGTGCCATGTTTTGCTTCCctataccgattctgatacctgaacttgcgtttTGGCCGATTCCAAATACTGATCCGATCCCAGTgtatcatatattttattaggTTTTAACAACAGTACACTACTacccctgtatggatgtgatttgatttctatctttgtcggtctggctcaggttagactctttgtgaaacatgatcAAACCCAAACAATGATGCCacagaaatgtcttttattatccagtttgacagttataacagaaaagaaCATAAAGTACTTTTAAGGTAGATTTTCTTTtgggctttattatgtggtatcagatcagtacataaactccagtacttacCGATagcagcgttttaggcagtatcgaaGGCGATACTGATagtggtatcggaacatctctagttgtgtgtctgtatgttttatttttcaaacttttagTGTCGaaactgctataattattatgaaatagttctgtatttattttggcTAATGAGTGCTAATTACATCACAATAAATTGGGCAAAACTCAAAACACTTGAGCACTGACATCAACTCAACAATAGATTCAACTGTTCCTCAGTACCCATTTTGGAAATGTAAGTTAATAGTGAATTTAAAGTCATAATCTTTAAATGTGGAAGCTCTGAATGGCTGTATTGCACCTCAGCAATTGTGAAATAATACATGAACTAAATTAGAATGCATGAAAAggttacaataaaataaaataattaaaaataacttaaatcaaataaatgcataTGCCGACATCTTTAACATTGCTGATAGTTGTATTAACACTCCTTTGACCACAGGTATGTTATTGTAGAATAGTGGGAGACTgaaggtaaatgtaaatgtgctgtatttatatagcgcttttccagtcttaacaactgctcaaagcgaaGGTACCTGACTGTATCAGCTTGCTTCGGTGTTGTTGGTATAATGTTTGGATAGTTCGTAGGTGGATCATTTTGTCGGTAAATGCGAGTTGTTCGAGTTGCACACAtcttgtcttcatatcagaaacaaggaaatgaattcgGCGATGTACATGTGTAGCGTCAACCCGTGCTCACTCCCGCTTTGTCATTGGCTTTCAGACTCACATACTGACGCAAAGTCTGGCACGTTggactgctgtgattggttcaagTCGTGGTAATCTCAAGTAATTGGTAAATTTTGCGGTAAAGTTGCAGGGATTGGACAAAATTGCGAGTCGCACCGAATTCAAAGATGAATTTGCGTCAATTGTTGTGATCGCAACATCGCAAAGTGACTGAACAAACGCAAAAATTGGTTTAGAATCAGCCAAGTATCCCTTTTACTACGGGAAACTGAAACTGTGCTCTCTTCAAAGCAACCAAATTCTTTAGCCGCGAGTATAGGCTAACATTACCTGCACTGTGTTTGATAGCAATGACGTTCTGGATCAATCCGGCCCACTTCAACCCCTTATCACAGCTAAGGGGGTTGGCCAAACAATGCCCTTTAGCCCAGGTCAGATAAAATACTCTCATTAAGGTTGTTTTTGATTGAGGAAGTTGAAACTTTCTACTTGCAAAGCACCGGTCTGCAGGGTTCTGACACCTGCCAGTTTACAGCAATGAGACTAGATGATTATGGTGCATTATCTCCATTGCAACAACTCTCTGTACATCCAttcaaacatacaaacaaaacacaagattaattgttaaaaaattgcGATTTTGATTCACTCTGTtcacgattacatttttaaataattatgattttctattttttttatttttattcaattcttctttaattttacgagcggactgcatcacaaactctactactttcttctgtgagttttaaacacactgtataaaataggtgtTAAAGCGCTGCAAAGCtgtcccttctcttcattgcaacctctatgtttacaggcttgggGTGATGCGCAATGCGCTATAGGTGccaaagaaaatctatgtttggtactgccaatttatATTGTCATGGTTCATCTGTGCAATAAACATCTCACTTTTGTGAGAAAagaatcgtggcagagaattgtgatatcaattctaagttaaaaaaaatattgtgattcatatttttccccaatCCGTGCAGGCCTATATGGTAGTGATAAAATGGCTAAAACATTGGTTTATGGTTTGCCTATACCACCTATATATTCTGGGATAGGGTAGAAATGCTctggcttgttttgttttttaaataaaacaatcacaGATGTCCTGGGCAGTGCAAAGCCCCGATAGTGGAGATAGCTAAAGGGAAGGGACATTTGGCCCATCTCTCACACGCTGGGCGTGCCTGATGTGAGGCTTTATTCCAGGAATATCAGTTGATCAATTGAGCCAGACCTTTGCCTAATTGACTGTCCAAAGACTGGAGTTTCCTTGATTACTTGTGTATAGAATATGAATGGACATTTGGAGACTTGGCCATAGTGTTGCTCACAGTGTGCTGTTAGTGTGTACAGATTTTGCATTAGTGCCATAGCTTATTACAGTGTTGCTGTTTCAGTAAAATTGATAAATTACCTGGGCCCtgggttaaccctcatgttgtccttggtcaaattgacccgttttcccatatcaatgttcttttaactactcaaaataacatgattgattccacacaacactctatGACaagtacaaagaaaaaaattgaagtggttttaaaatagtattgagtaaaagttgacatatgccagtctgtgattatccatcaacgtacattcctttagttttagtctaaataattcccaatttctgcttttctaactgaaacattaggtataatttactatcaatgaggtttattgaccataaattcaaaaataactgtaaaactgaagttaataagtaagtgttacgtagttttgaaaatgtcaaagtggcaaacattgaaaaaaagtgttgaaaaatgggacaaaatctaagaaaaagttaaaaacatcgataaaaggcctcatcaaaagtgttgattttcaattttgacaggaagacaacacaagggataacgTTAAATACACgaccttttactttttcagtcCAGGACGCCTGCCTTGGTCTTCGAGCATGTTAACAACACAGACTTCAAGGTAGGAACTAAaatgttttcctattttttttctctttaaaagttttttgtgTAAGATTATGGAAACCTCCTTTCTTGGCATACTCGTTGTTTTCctgtacacgtgtgtgtgtatgtgatggaGGAATATAAAAGTCCAATGCTATGTCTTCGGTACCAGAAAGTCAACCATCATCTGGTTCTATCCTCAATCACTGGCACATTTCCACAGGTTGTTGTAAGTGATGTATGGCTGTTCCATGAATGTGTGATCCCGGTTTACTGTAATACATTGCCATAGAAAGCCTAATGGTATTGTTTTGGTCTCCAGCAACTGTACCAGACCCTGACAGACTATGACATCCGGTTCTACATGTACGAGATCCTCAAGGTATGTCTCATGGTTTCAGCTGCCTCTCAGCTCCCAATCTAAAACCTCTAACTGTCCTGAGGGAGGCAAAGCAGTACGTCTTTAAGCAAGACTCAGTTTAAGTCCTCGTTTTGATTTTTGCACATGCTTGGGTATTCATAGGGTACCATCAAcgttgtgtgtgttatttagtAGGCAGCATCTGCAAATCTGTTACTATCTGTTTTAGAATTACTGGGAAGACGAAAAACTGACTAATGGATCACAAACTTCCTTTGCTCCTGTCTCTAGGCCCTGGACTATTGCCACAGCATGGGAATCATGCATAGAGATGTAAAGCCACATAATGTGATGATTGATCATGAACACCGCAAGGTGGGCAAATAAGTAAATTCACTGTCTCCCCAACCTTAACCAAAGTGTCTCtgttttgtagctttttgtttggctgttttgtgtctgttttcaaTGATttacaattattaaattattgtatCAACACCCATTGTGctatacagtatttcaaaatatgagatgatatatatatatatatatatatatatatatatatatatatatatacacacacacacacacacacacacacagtatatgtgtgtttatagttGCTAACCGCTTAATTTCCATGTCTGTAGTTGCGCCTTATTGACTGGGGTCTGGCTGAGTTTTACCACCCGGGACAGGAGTACAACGTCAGAGTGGCCTCCCGCTACTTTAAGGGACCCGAGCTTCTGGTGGACTATCAGGTACAGCTGTGTGCTTTAGGTGGAGTTgaaatgttctgagtcaggattTATGGGGCATTATTGGTCTAAAGTGATCACATCTATTTGAagccttttatttattgtgtagTATTATATAAATTTTCTAATATTCTATATCACCTTTGTATATTAAGTATTAAAATTAAGAGATGAGAAAGCATTATTTATTGACAACGGTTCTTCCACTCTTGTCTCTCTTACGTCAGCAAATGTCCCGTTAGTGTTGCTCTCGTGTGACTACAGCATAAAGCGACTGTCTAAATCGGTTCTGTCTGGTCCAACAATTCAAAGCGTTGAGCCACTGTGGCTGCCCGATCCATACCGGAAATCAACTTATTCTGCTCATGTTCGAACTTGTTTGAGGTCTAGCGTTAAACTCAGAATAGTTTGGGTCAGGAAAGCCGATTGGTCAAGGGATTGAACCTGAACGGATCAGGGTTTGGGAGCGGATCAGCAACTGAGGAGCTTTCTGTGCAGGGGGCCGTTGTCCTTTGATATGTGTACTAGAGAccaaccaataaaggatttttaaggccgatattgatacaaatatttggtggtTAAAAAATCCGATATTCAGATATATCGGCCTATGtgtattaaaaaacataatccagaaacgcgtaacagaacaaacagatttccccaaCATTAGTTATTAGTAGTTTTTATTAGAACTAATATGATAatgcagttaaaaaataaacttgttttattgtcacaacagagcagaggaacatcaaaatatattaccGTTCTGAtagataaaatgtataaaacttaagatttaaaactttgaaagtcctttgaacaaaaagactaaacaaaaggtaagtttccatccacttgtcaatcgaattatctgaagttcggtaaaaaaaactcatgctaATAAAGctagtgaaaatgtgtttccattcaatggctttaaagcaaataaaaacctgttgcATAATGACGTCTAATGCTatttttgcaatcaaattgatgtattgaattgattttagacTCTTTAAggtttttccattcattttcgcactaaatcacacaacattcaagtaaacatagacagacaaaaataaattgcgccgtctaccaacaaatgataaaattaaaatgattttgcacaagttgtagtgcttatgtgccagctgattgcgacatatcaagctatgaTATCAACACATCGCTTTGATGATGCATATGCAACTTGCCTTTAAttttccctccggcaccgctgccAAACAACACTTTCTTGAGACACGTCACGCTGTTTGAGTGCCTTTCATTTACTtcgaggacgtcccacggcttgtcctaacctttgttggccattttcTTTctcgagttcctgataaattaaaattttaaagtctcttgtctcctcgtttGTCCAATTACATCACTTAGAGTTGAAATACTGGgtggaaattaactaaaacaacttctttgttttgaggcgggttgcaaccataaaattaTCTAAAACTTACTAGTAATTCATTCATCAttcggcaaataacgtttccatcagcgtttatcgcacAAGCCGTACATCGATAAAGACAAAATCCGAGGAGACAGAACGTATTTCCATGGAGTTTCCTTGAGGCATTTTCCTTTCGATAaaacttaatttggataaaaatgtgtggatggaaacatagctaatCTTTTACTCCTGATAACCCCATAGGCCCCGATAAAGTTTGAGAGAGGATGGAATAACTTTTTATTGAGTACCAAATATTCCTTACTAAAACGCTTAcaaattaaagctttagtgcttaactttttgatattaatgaatgtctgttacattcaagccattgccagatgagttgctacaaaactTGTTAAggctatcagctccacacaactctgtgtttttcagtATGGCTATGTGCTGAAGAttgtcgtccggtgactttcccacgCAGAAACTTAattgaagataatgacctcttctgaagagtcatcatgtttttgtttttgtttttttttttcttaagaaaatttttttgggtcatttttagGCCATTATTGACTGGAGAgctaaagaaatgaaagggtagagagaggggaatgacatgtagcaaagggccgcagattGGAGTCAAACCAGGGCCCACTGCGCCCccgtcatgtttttttttttttttaatccttcagTGCCTCCccggctactagcaactgcggggaggagggggggtggggcgTGCGCGATAACAACCTTAtctatctgtcattttaattatatgtattaattcaaaatgacagataaataaggtctTCCACAATTATTGTGagtaattcaaacaaaaaagtcGCATGTTCAAAGGAAGGAGTTTATGAACAAACTTTTTAGGTCTTACCCCCTTTCTCTATTTATATCctttagtaaatacaaaataattttatgCTTAACTTATTTATACATCTTTACATACGCGTACACTGTACATTTACCTGCAGCACTATGCCTTTCTTCCCCAGAAATGTCTGGCTGAGTCAAGTCATAACGGAGCAGGCGGATGTGTGTAGAGGTCTGTGTTGTTACAGAATACTTTTGCAGCCGGGTGTTTTCAGGCAATTTAACAGTGAACTGCCACTGCTGACACAACTTTGGCTGTGTCATGCTGTTAGTATAGGAAGCACTTGATTTGATATGCAGAGTTTTCCATCATTGGAGCACTGcattttaaacttaaaacatCGTGTTTCTGATTGCCAGAGAAGAACTGCATTGTTCTGTCCTTTATGATCATCAGTGCTTTTTtgaggggaaaaacaacaacaaacatatgACACAGCGTAGCTTACTGGCAGGtaacatgcagctaaagacacaggctATCATTGGATTACATGTAACTTTCAGCTGCTTTGGATATAACggagaaacaacagaactggaaaatcCTCCTGCTTCCCTAAAGTAACtggtgtggcaacattttggctTCCTCGTGATTGAGTtatggaaacaaacaacaaacggTAAAGCGTGAGCTCAGACTGGACCTAATGGTGCCTTCAGGTGGCGCTTGTAAAATCACGGTGTGTACACCCGTTTGTGCCGGGTGCTTCGCGCCGACAATTATATCTACCGCCGGTTATtgcgttgcgcaactctgaacctcctgccggctgctgcgtcaTCCAGCacctcttcatcatcatttaccacatcctccctcccaaactcctcactatcttccaACTCAATGTCACTGCCCTCGCTGTCAAAGTCCTCCACTGTCGTAGccattttctcgctcgtctctaaaaaattcagaaacaaacgcacatgcatgtctggttgattgacatgattttcagcaaactacagtacattttggtggtcacatggctttaaatagccaacaagacccgcctcatgtgtatttgaaccaatgaccagtgcgttctctgctgcacgcgtcaaGACTGACGAATACAAAATGttgcgccacgcagcagccggcaggaggtttagagttgcgcaacgcagtaaccggcggtagatgtaatgtgtcggcgcaaagcatccggcacaaatgGGTTAAGGTGCCCCTCATGAACACATGGTGCTATCAGGTGCACCTTGTAATGATGTTGCCTTGTCACTTCCACACATTTGATTTCTCCGCTTAAATAATTTAATCCTATGCCGTTGACacttgttctgtgtgtgtttcagatgtATGACTACAGTCTGGATATGTGGAGCTTGGGCTGTATGTTGGCAAGCATGATCTTCAGGAAGGAGCCTTTCTTCCATGGCCATGACAACTATGACCAGGTAAACACAAAGCAGGGTTGGCTGGTAAGGGCTTTCTCTAGCTcctttactgtaaatgcaaaatACAATTCTCTTTATCGGAAGGCTGTGGGGGGGACAAGCAGCTAGTATGTTTATGGCAAACTTGTATAAGTTTATAAGTCATATTTTGCCAGAAATGTTGCTTGCATTGAATATTGTGATTGCATTTCTGCCCTGAGATGTTGTGAGAGTAGAGACTGCCACGTATTCTCTTTAACCTGCTTGTCCTGTATGGAAGCAAATAAGAGGCACGTATTTTAATTTAACTCTTGAATACTtaatatagaaatattttactttgaaaaccaTTTATTCACctctttaaccctctgagcccgagACACTCGCCGACGAGTAAAAaggcacctctgattcatagtttaataacttttgaacaaTACAAGCGATTGGCTTACCTCCTTACGTTTACCTGACGTTTCCGCGATTACGGCGGTCTTTTCcgtgtctttctagcctctacaggggattttctatccagcctggaacttcagcctatttgggctttaaatccacactgttatatccaagattgatccactttatgtccataattcatcgcattttgattgatttgtgCCGCTGGCGCCTGtggtctttgtctctctctctcctgtattttttttatttattttttcaggaagtacatgcccatatatgggagataaagtcacccctcttgtatggtaggccagaggggacaaaaaggcctatAGATTATATGAAAGGCCAAATTGTGCACTATtcagacacacatttgcttgtatagcattgttgtgggtgtaatattaataaatatgacattattatgttggcataagtaaatgtcatgagagcaaaagcgtctttACTTTCTTAgaataaatgcatgtattttgttaactgtataagttatgattatttcttcacagtgtgactcccaagacatatgagaagagttttagaaaggaaaatggcttattaattaattatctgtctgtgatatttctggaagattcttgttccgttttatttatttatttatctttaaggccctacaaccatttttaaaatgcaaatgacctcactgcaacccaaatattctaataacccagtttgtcctaaaaaaaactgtagaccacagggttgatgttttacaagcttttttataaaataaatccagacggaaaataaactgtaaaaatggcctcagggcccccGGGGTTAAAATCCAATTATGAAATCtcttttgattttcatttttaaaagctaaattttgaatatattttttgagTTATTGCAAACTCTGATCTAAAAGTTTAAGTTTCAGAATTTCCCCCCAAAaactcttgttttgtgtttgtgcttctgTAGTTGGTGAGAATAGCAAAGGTTCTGGGGACTGAAGACCTCTACGACTACATTGACAAGTACAATATTGAGCTGGAACCTCGTTTCAACGACATCCTGGGAAGGTGAGAGCTGTTACTACtaaaaa
The Etheostoma cragini isolate CJK2018 chromosome 4, CSU_Ecrag_1.0, whole genome shotgun sequence genome window above contains:
- the LOC117943505 gene encoding casein kinase II subunit alpha isoform X1 — translated: MSGPVPSRARVYTEVNTHRPREYWDYESHVVEWGNQDDFQLVRKLGRGKYSEVFEAINITNNEKVVVKILKPVKKKKIKREIKILENLRGGPNIISLIDIVKDPVSRTPALVFEHVNNTDFKQLYQTLTDYDIRFYMYEILKALDYCHSMGIMHRDVKPHNVMIDHEHRKLRLIDWGLAEFYHPGQEYNVRVASRYFKGPELLVDYQMYDYSLDMWSLGCMLASMIFRKEPFFHGHDNYDQLVRIAKVLGTEDLYDYIDKYNIELEPRFNDILGRHSRKRWERFVHSENQHLVSPEALEFLDKLLRYDHQARLTAREAMDHPYFFPVVKDQSRVAGANLPSGNTAVGTANMITGISALPASTALGPFTGSPVLSASTSVLSTPVAAAVGAPQ
- the LOC117943505 gene encoding casein kinase II subunit alpha isoform X2; its protein translation is MSGPVPSRARVYTEVNTHRPREYWDYESHVVEWGNQDDFQLVRKLGRGKYSEVFEAINITNNEKVVVKILKPVKKKKIKREIKILENLRGGPNIISLIDIVKDPVSRTPALVFEHVNNTDFKQLYQTLTDYDIRFYMYEILKALDYCHSMGIMHRDVKPHNVMIDHEHRKMYDYSLDMWSLGCMLASMIFRKEPFFHGHDNYDQLVRIAKVLGTEDLYDYIDKYNIELEPRFNDILGRHSRKRWERFVHSENQHLVSPEALEFLDKLLRYDHQARLTAREAMDHPYFFPVVKDQSRVAGANLPSGNTAVGTANMITGISALPASTALGPFTGSPVLSASTSVLSTPVAAAVGAPQ
- the LOC117943505 gene encoding casein kinase II subunit alpha isoform X3 yields the protein MYEILKALDYCHSMGIMHRDVKPHNVMIDHEHRKLRLIDWGLAEFYHPGQEYNVRVASRYFKGPELLVDYQMYDYSLDMWSLGCMLASMIFRKEPFFHGHDNYDQLVRIAKVLGTEDLYDYIDKYNIELEPRFNDILGRHSRKRWERFVHSENQHLVSPEALEFLDKLLRYDHQARLTAREAMDHPYFFPVVKDQSRVAGANLPSGNTAVGTANMITGISALPASTALGPFTGSPVLSASTSVLSTPVAAAVGAPQ